AGTAGGAATGATCCTGTGACCATCtttccacccatccacccatccatccatccatccacatacccctccatccatccatccatccagccattcacacacccatccatccatccatctacgcTTCTACCTAttcttcctctgcccttcccttctttcctccttccttcccatccACCCTAAAATTATTGGCACCTACTAAAGGCCAGGCCCAGTGCTGAGTGACATGTTGGGATTTATCTTTGACTCCTTCTCACTTTCAGTGTCTCTCGACTCCCACCCACGGCAATTCAGTGATTAAATTAGTGGCTCAAGTTAACTGCCTTTGTTCAAATCCCACCCCAGCTGCCAACTAGCCATGTGGCTTTGGCAAGTCTTTTAATCTCAGACTCTTGATTTTTTCATCAGTAATTTGGGGATGATAATaataagcatttaaattttttttattaaagtgtggtcgatttacaatattgtgccaatttctgctgtatagcaagaaATATACAATAAGGTTTTGAGGTTTAACCAGCCCATAGGATGGTGACTCACCCCTAAGAAGCCCTCCGTGCCTGTCAGCTCGTGTTACGGCTGCATTGTTCTACCTCCTCATCCTGCCTTCATCTGTTCCCGATTCTCCACCCAAAGCCCAGGACACCCTCTTCATCTCTCACGAGGACCACATCCGCCCCTCCCTGTCCTCACACACTCTCCCATTCCATCCTCCTTCTGCCCATCCTTGACCTCAACTGGCAGACCTTCCCTGGCCGGATTCTCACTGCCAACAGGAAATCATCCCCACGCCCAGGTTTGACATTCGAGGCTGCCCAGATGTGGTCTCTGCCAGTCCTCCTGGAGCATGGCAGGGGGAAAGCAGAGCTGTCCGTGCGCCTCAGGCTCTTCGTCTATGAAATGGGAATCCTCTGGACTCACTCAGAGGTCGCTTGAGGATTAAAGGAGGCAGTCCCTGTAACGTAGGAAGAGTGCCTCCAGCCTCACATGCTGGGTGAGGCAGGGTCTGTTACCATGTTCCCTGCCCAGGATTGTCACCGCCGCATCCTGTTCTCCCACTTGATCGAGAGCTCCACAAGGTCAGGGATGGCCTCTGCTCACCGTGGCGCACCCTGCGGCTGCACAGAGTACCGCTGGGAGCAGCTAACCTGTCGAGCATGTACTGTATACCGCACACTGTGTTAGATGCTTAGATCCCTTTGCTCACTTGATCTTTGTAGTGACCACAATCGGTGGGTAGTATCACCCTGTGTTACatatgaggagactgaggctcagagaaacgGAACTGGACAGCCcctaagtggcagagccagaattggaACGAGATTCTTCttaccctaattccaaagccTGGGCTTTTCACTGCTGTGAAAGTAATACTTGCTGCCTTCACTGCATGCTTACTAAGTGTCAGAtgctgttctaagtgctttggtTATGTTGTGTCGACTCCTTGAATCAACCCCACTTTGTAGAAACCAATTTTATCTTCATGCCAGAgttgagggaactgaggcacagagaggttaagagacttGTCCAAGGTACGCAGCTAGGAAGTGATGAGGTTAGAACTCAAACCCAGGCcccctgactccagagcccaggctctgaACCTCGCTTTTAGGGTGAGAAGTGAAACAGGACCAGCAGGAAGCCCCCTTGCTGGGCAGCCCCCTGCAGGCCTAGTGAGCTTCTGAGGGGGACAAGGGCTGAATGGAGGGGTTGGTAGTAGGGCTGGTTCTGTTTCCTGGTCCCGACAGCCCCCCTGCATGAACCCCCATGTGGCCCCTACAAGGCTGAGTCACCTCCTAGGGCCTGGTCCCTCCAGCTCCAGACAAAGGTGCCTTTTGGACACTAAGCCCAGGTGATCTCCCTGGCGCCAGGACTACTCTAATCCTCTCGGGCCCCAGGGGCAGGCTGGCCTCATGGCCACTAGGACCTGGCAGGTCTCAGGGGGCTGAAGATGGGCACAGAGTCTCTGGTGACTGACAATAACTACCGTCGAGTGTGCACTGCCCTCTGCAGTTTACGGTGGGAGTTGATCCGCATCCTGCTGTTGGGAGGGCCAGGTGGGGAAGCCAGAGTTGCTTTCTCTGCATTGTATTTCAGTTTTAAGAGGTGATGTTTTTTGTTTAACAAGTGTTCATATCCCACTTAGTGCCAGGcaatggggaaataaaaataggggCTTGCTGAGCCCCCACAAGGCTCCAAGTGGGTTCCAAATGCTTCCtctgttgttttggtttggtttttggttttggtttttggccacacttgcagcatgtgaaagttctgggaccagggatggaacctgtgccacagcagcacccctagccacagaagtgacaacctTAActacactgagccaccagggaattcctagatGTTTCCTTTGTAATCCTTGAAACTCTAATAGGGAGGTGTGTTTATGCCCATTTCTCAGCTGGCCAGACTGAGGCTCTGGAGGAGAAGGGATTGTCCAGGGCTGAGAGGGCACATGGGATGTGGGAACATAGGCGTGTGGCTCTTGGGGTCCCTGCCCAGAACCCTTCTAGCCCCTACAGATGATGAGGTGGTCCAGGGCCAGGTCTCAagcacacccacacacccctaACAGCTTTCACAGACTTTCTGCCATGTGGAGCCAGCAGAAACCCAGGACGTTAGGATAAAAATGCACCCTGACTGTGTGCCGGGCTTGTTCTCAGCATTTTGCATAGATGAGTCATTTGACTCACAACATCCTTCTGAGGCCAGGGTGTTCTGGTCACCAGCTCAGAACCAAAGAAACAAGTTTGGAGAGAGCTGGCAGCAGAATTCAAACCTAGCACCCAGCTCCAAAGCCTGTTCCATTTATACACCCACAGcagttggggaaactgagccccagagaggggctggtccagggaccagcGTTGACATGGATGAATCTGGCAGACCTTGACATCAGCCATGCTGCCTTCTGAGCCCCTACCTCCCCTGGGGAGTCGGGGAGGAAGCACCTCTCTACAGAGTTCAGGGGAACACACATGAGTTCCCAGCCTGGCTTGAGAATAGTTcttggtggggagagagaaatgccCCCACACCCTGTAGGAGTTCTCAGATGGGCCTGGTGGGGCCGGGAGGAGGTGGCATCAATTAAACTTAGAGGCAGGACCTAGGCTGGGGCCAGGGGATGAGAAGCAAGGAGGACTCAGAGAGCTCCCCAGCTGGTGTGGATGAAGCAAGagcattcatcattcattcattcattcatttgctacATCAGCATGTGCACCTGTGCTGGGCTAGGAGTAGGGCACAGGCTTGGTTTGCACAAAGCAATGCCATCTCAGTTGTGGGGTGCAGAGGGCCTTGGGTGGTCTGAAGGATGGGTCAGAGTTGAGAGTTGTCACAGAAAGCTTTCCAGAGAAGCTGGCATTTCTGCACTCGTGTGACTAAGTGTGGAGTCTGGAGAAGGGTAGTCTATGGCAGACATGGCACGTGCAAAGGTCCAGAGACAGGGAGGCTTGGGCAGGGGGTTGGTGATGAAAGGACTGCACAGTAGTGTGTGAGGGGAGGGGGCGACACTGAGTGTAGAGGGCGGATCTGCCCTAGAGGTCAAGGAAGAAGTCTGGGCTGTGTCCCAGCAGGTCTCGGAGGGGCAGTGGCTGCCTCTGAGGGGTGAGAGCAGGCACTGACTAGGACAGGACAGGAAAGAACATTCTAGGGTGAAGAAAATGCTCTATATTAAGATAGGGGTACAGGCTACATGTTGTGTAACATGGTCAAAattcaacaaataaacaaaacatttgtATATTTCACCATATGTAAATTTTACATCTAAAGAAAAGAATCACATTGGTATATGTTGAAGTGTTTAGAGAGAAATGGACTCTTAactgcaaggtttttttttttttttttctttttgtcttttctagggccgcttccatggcacatggaagttcccaggctaggggtctaatcagagctgtagccgccggcctacgccaccgccacagccacacaggatgcgagccacgtctttaacctacaacacagcaatgccggattcttaacacactgagcaaggccagggatcgaacccacagcctcatggttcctagtcggattcgttaaccactgagctacggtgggaactcccaactgcaaggtttttttttaaatcgaagtatagttgatgtacatgttgtgccaatgtctgctatatagcaaaacgactcaattatacttttaaatacatctttttaatattcttttccatcatggtctatctcaggaaattggatatatttccctgtgctctgcaggagGACCTTGTTGTAACTGCAACTTACTTTGAAATGTATCTTTTAGAAAGATGGATTAATGGATGAACAGGTGGAGAATAAAACAAGGGTAACAAAACATTAATGGTAGATGTGGCTGGTGGGTGTCAGAGGACAAGTCTATGGGTGTTTGCGGTACAGTTCTTTCAACTTTGCTGTATGTGTGGACATTTCATAATGAAATAGTGGGAGAAAACCTTCTGCAGGTCAAAAGAAGCCTGTCTAGCTGTTCTCTTTGCACCTGCCCCAAGCTTGAAGGGTCAAACCCATATCCATCTCCCTGAACCCTCAAATCAGTCTTATGAGGCAGGTATTAACTCACTTAACAGAAGGAGATACATAATGAAAGGTAAGAGGAGGTGGCTGGCCCAAGGTCTCAGTCAGGCAGTGAGTTCAGGGTTGAGCAAGGTCTGAACCTGGGTCAGCCTGATGCTAAGTCTGGTCCGGGCACACGTTGTCGGCCCCGGCCATTGAGAATGGGCAGTGCCTGCTTTCCAGCTGGAAACTAGATGCATCTGGGGATGCCTCCACTTCCCCCATCTGGGGGCCTTAGCTGGGGTCTCCAGGAATGAGCCCAAACCCAGGGCTGATAAGCCCCAGCTCGTGTGACAGCATCCGGGGCTGAACACATTTCTCAGAATTAGCCACAAACCACAAACCCTTGTGGTTTTGGGTCTCAACGCCCAATTTGCAGAGCAAATCTGGATTCCGGTGTCTTGTAATTACATGGTGTTTCCCTCCCTGGGTCTGGGATCAGACTCCGGCTGCTATATAAGACCGGCCTCTGACCAGATTTAGCCAAAAGCAGGGGCCCCGTGAACGGGACCTCTCGAGATTGAGCTGCAGGGACCTCCCGGGGGTAAGGACGAGCCCCCTCCCTCTTCAGTGTCCGGGCAGGGGGAGGCCGAGGCCTGGGGAGGTAACGAGGAATGTCCCAGCCTGGGACTGCCTGGTCActcttttctgagcctcagttatcTTTCTGGCAACATGGGCATAGTCAGGAGAGCCTCTCAGGGATCAACGAGTCTCTCTAATTACCTGGGTGAACAGAGCTGCACTCATCTTCCCCAAGGATCTTGGGTACCTGGGGCCTTTGCTGCCCCCCTGAGATTCCTCAGCTGCTTGCTGATGTCAGAAATCCCTCCACTGATGCTCATCTTTTAAACAAAAGTTGATAATCCTTTCTGAACCCAGAACTCTCTGGGCAGTGGGGTTAGGAACGGGTGAGGAAGCCAGTGGGGAGAGAATCCTCTTGAACACAGTAGCCCTTGATATTCTGGTATAAGTAAGTGGCTCTGAGACTCTCCTGGGAGCAgataaaagagaggaaataacCCCGGGCTTTGTGAATTTtaaggaggtggggcaggggaaaTGGAAGAGGGTGCATAAGCAGAGGAGGCTGAAGTAACAATTTCGCAGTGTGGCCCAGATGGGAGGCCGTGCCCTACTCTGATTCTCTGAGGCCGGCGAATGGGCAGACTGAGCCCAGTGGAGTGAGAGAAGTGGGCGAGGGCTTGGaggcagtaaaaataaatttcctagaGGCTGACCTGCTCAACCCCAAATGCATGCTTCACCCCTTCCATCTCACAACACGTCACACCCACTTCTTAAGGGTCTCAAATAATACTTCCCAAACAATAGCTACAGTTTATTGAGTGCTGTGTACCCATTGTGATGTGCTGGTGACTAGGAAGCCATGGTTTGAAAAGGTCGTCTCTTGCCTAAAGATTGCAACCCGCTGAGCTCTGATCTGGAGCCCTTAACCTTAGCTGCACAGTGTAGAGCTGTCTCCTCTGAAGAGGTGGGAAAGGGTATTTGCTGGCTGGATGCATGCGTGGAAGTGTGGCCAGATGAATGTGTGGACAGGTGGATGGGTTGATGGAAGGATATATGGATGAAAGATGTACAGAAGGAAGGATGTAGATGAATGGACATATCACTGGCTTTCTGGCTTGTTAGATACAGATAAAGGATGCATAGATAGGAAGAAAGATGGATAGATGAacggatagatggatggatgggtgagtggaaGAATGCATGGGTGGCTAGGTGAATAAATGGGTAGATTTTTCCAGAAATCTCTGGAGATATTTCCCCAGAGCCTACCTTCCACTAATTTGCTAATTTGGTTGGAATCCCCATTActccttttctcttcctgagACTTCATTTGGAAATTTTCATCTCGGGACATAATAAAACATCTATGCAGTGGGACACTTTGGTTAACGGATCTGCTCTGTGCCTCCAGATTCATTGCAATTTGAAAAAACTCAGAAGGTGGTATCAGGAACTCTGGACCTGCCCCATGTGGGACCTTGGGTCCTTTCCCCTGTCTCTGGGCCCACATGATCTTGGTGTGACTCTTggcaggttgtgtgtgtgtggggggggttatAACTTCACTTGCTGACCAGGGTGGTGACACCCAGCCATGGCCCTAGTATGCACTGTCTCCTTAGCAGAGAAGCTAGTGCCAGCATGTGGACGGCGTGGTTTGTGGCTGCTCTATCCGTGGCGGCTGTGTGTGGCATCCCTCAAGAAGCCAACACTGTCCTCAGAGTTACCAAAGATGTGCTGAGCAATGGTGAGTccagccctgcagggggctgggggatggcatggggtgggtggggaagtcCAGCCAACTCTGAAGTTCCCAGGGATTCTCTCCCTCACTGGCAGATTCTACATCAGATGGATGGGTgactcctctctgggcctcagtttcccctttttctttctttctatcactTCCTGAACACCCGCCATGGGCCAGATACCATCCTGGGGACTTTGTGCTTGAGGCTATAGAAAGCAGTGGTTAAGAGCTTGGATCCTAGAGTCAGCCTCCCTGGGGGTTCAGATACTGACTGTGTGACTTTAAGCCCATGACTtgaattctctgagcctcagtgttctcatctgcaaAGAAGGTGTCATTTGGTCCCCATCTCAGAAGAGTGAGATGAGAAAACTCTTTGAAAACTTAGCACGGTTCTTGGTTCATAGAAGGCCCTCAAAAGTGGGAGCTGTCATTGATCCTGCCTCCAAGGCTCGGGACCTCACTTTCGTGACCTGGCAAATGAGGACACTTTCCCTGCCCCAGTTCCTATCCAAGGCTTATcatgagaatgaaaaaataaggtTATTCCTTAAGTGTCACAGgtttcaatttctttatccatcaaATGAGGATAAGAATTCTGGCCTTGACTATTTCTCAGGAATCAGTTCACTTAATACACGAGAAAGTaggtttttttaaactgtaaagtGTGGAACTcttggaagggagggaggattaTGAAGAAAATCTACTCACGTTTGTCTGGATGCTGTCAAAGTCCAGCACAAGAGATCAAAGCCAGCAGCTAATGAGCCCCCTGGGATGTGAAGTTGGTCTGGAGGCGTCCTTCCATTCGACCTTGGCATTTGACCCATGGGAAGAGGGGGACCTAGAGACCTGAGCCATGCAGGGTGGCagtgcctgggggctgggggggggcacCTAACTGAGATTTTTGCTTCTCCGCAGCCATCTCGGGCACCCTGCAGCAAAGTGATGCTCTCCGCTCGGCCCTGAGAGAGGTGCCCATGGGTAAagctggtggtgatggtggtgggccTCTCCTGGGGGGTCTGCTTGGTGGAAGTGGAGGTGGAAGTGGCGGGGGAGGTGGTCTTCTGGGGGGCCTGCTTGGTGGCGGGAgtggagggggtggtggtgacCTGTTGGGCGGAGTTGGAGGAGGCTTACTGGGTGGCAGTAGCAGCGGTGGTGGGGGGCTGCTGGGTGGTAGTGGTGGGGGGCTGCTGGGTGGTAGTGGTGGGGGGCTGCTGGGTGGCGGGGGTAGCAGCGGTGGGGGGCTGCTGGGTGGTAGTGGGGGGCTCTTGGGTAGTGAGAGCAGCAGTGGTGGGAGGGGACTGGGCAGTGGAAGCCACAGTAGTGGGGGGCTGTTGGGTGGCAGTGGTGGCGGGCTTTTGGGTGGTGGAGGCCACGGTGGTGGGGGGCTGCTGGGTGGCAGTGGTGGCGGTCTCTTGGGTGGTGGAGGCCACGGTGGTGGGGGGCTGCTGGGTGGCAGTGGTGGCGGTCTCTTGGGTGGTGGAGGCCACGGTGGTGGGGGGCTGCTGGGTGGCAGTGGTGGCGGTCTCTTGGGTGGTGGAGGCCACGGTGGTGGGGGGCTGctgggtggcagtggtggtggtctCTTGGGCGGTGGTGGTCTTTTGGGTGGTGGCCGGCACCATTACGATGACTACAGACGCGCTGAATTCCCTCGAGGTGTCGGCGGCATTCCCTACAATGACTTCCACGTTCGAGAACCGCCCCCAAAGTACACCAATGGCAAGCAGCTCGGGGGTAATTACAAGTATGGTCACATTGAGGCCAATGACAACACTGCTCAGCTGGGGGGCAAATACCGCTATGGTGAGATCGTTGAGCCTGATGGAAGCATCAGGGACCTCCGAAATAGCAACTACCGCAGCGCTGAGAGTGCACACGGCAGCCACCGGGACCACGGGCGGTTCAGGTCAGCTGAAGGTGCGCCAATTGTGGGCCGACTTCACCGGCGAGAGCTGCGGCCTGGAGAGCTCCCCCCCGGTGTAGCCACAGGGGCCCTGGGCCCAGGCGGTTTGCTGGGCACTGGGGGCATGCTGGCAGCCGACGGCATCCTATCGGGCCAAGGCGGCCTGCTCGGCGGAGGTGGTCTCCTTGGTGATGGAGGACTTCTCGGAGGAGGCGGCGTCCTGGGCGTGCTCGGCGAGGGCGGCATCCTCAGCACCGTGCAGGGCATCACAGGGTAAGGAGGGGCCAGGCTCTCCTATAGAGCTCCTTGATGAACCACCAAACAGGGGTGCTCACCCCCAGAAGACTGGAGTTGGAAAGGGACAGTCTTCAGCGCCCTATGCACTTGAGGGCCTGGCCTCAGAATTGGATATCTTGAGCCCCAAGTTGCATGGTTTGGGGTCTTGTCATTAAATAGTCCTGAATTTAAGTCCCAAGTGCAACCTTTTATATTACTGTGACTTTGGGCCATTCttctctgagtcttggtttcctcctctgtagaaTGGTCATAGCAATACAGTCTAGGTGGAAAAAATCCAAGGGTATAAAATCATACCTAGGAGGATGCCTAGCCGCCTCCTCATATTCACTATTTAATTCAACGAATATTTAGAGCCCCTACTATGTGTGGGGCGCTTGTTGGCACTGgggacaacctcatggttatccAAGAAAAGACACATCCTTTGTCCCCTTGGAGCTTGCAGGCTGGTGGGTAGATGACACTAATAAGAGAAGCCTGGAAACGTACAATTACCACAGTGCTGGGAAGTTCATGGAGAAATGAACTTCCAGAGTCAAtcaggggaggcttcctggaggaagaggacCCAGAGCTGACATCGAAAGAATGTGTAGGAGGGAACCAGGCAAAGAGTGTCAAGGACAGACAGAAGGAATAGCATCTTTACATGAAAAACAATTGCAAAGGGAATACATGGAAGTGAACACAGTGGGCTCCAGGAAGTGGGAGTACGGGgcacggctttttttttttgcctttaactTCTCCTGTGTTTTTCAAGTTCTATCCATGAAACTCAGGTCTTTTTACAGTGGGGAGGAATGAaggggggcagaggaaggggtgTAGGGAGGAAGGTTCTGAGTGATTGGGGAGGCAGGCATGGGGGTGGACGCCTACTCACTGCTCTCGATCCTGTGCAGGCTGCGCATCGTGGAGCTCACCCTCCCTCGGGTGTCTGTGCGGCTTCTGCCAGGTGTGGGCGTCTACCTGAGCCTGTACACCCGCGTGGCCATCAACGGGAAGAGGTGtgtgtccctggccctggaagggCCCCTGCCACCCTACTTCCTGGCTGAGGGATTTGGGGTGGGTCCCCCCTTTGTAATATGGGTACCGAAAGACCTAATGTGTCACCAGCACATGCATGGCTTATGCCTTTGGGCTCAGATCATCTCCTGAGCAGTCAACAGGGATGGCAGCCTGGGTGGTGGTTAAGATCTGCAAGGCTGGAGCCAGAGGCCAGCCTGGGTTCGAATCCAGACTCTCTCTTTtaatctctgtgaccttgggctggtCCTCCTAATGTCACGGAACCTTAGTATCTTCATCGGCGATGGGCGTAATAAGACATATAGCTTTTCAGGTGGCTGTGGCCACAGTGAGGGAAGGCTGGCAAAGGCCTCCCTGGATAGTGCCTGCACGTGGTTGGTGCTCATTCGAGGACCCCAGAGGGTGGATTTTGCATCGATTTATCCCCATGGGACAAGGTCATCTCTACAAAGCTAGGTGAAAGGGTGATCACCTTGGAAACCAGAATTTATACCTGAGGTTCATTTATGGACCCCTGTCCCCAGCCTTTGAAGCTCTCGTATGATGACTTGAGGGGCCACGAAGCCCCTGTTTGTGACATAAGCAGGCAGCATAGTAGATGGGGTGGAAGGGACAGCCAGGGCAAAAGCCATTgtgtgagggtgttttttttgggggggtgaccCACTGTCTCCCTGGTTCCGTGGTCTCTTCCAGTCTTATTGGCTTCCTGGACATCGCCGTGGAAGTGAACATCACGGCCAAGGTCCGGCTGACCATGGACCGCACGGGTTACCCGCGTCTGGTTATCGAGCGATGTGACACCCTCCTGGGAGGCATCAAAGTCAGACTGCTGCGAGGGTGAGTATCAGCGGGCAGTGGCGTGCCTTGGGGGATGATAGAGTGGTCTGTCAGTCAAATCAGATGTTGAGAACAGAGGTTCTGGAAGCAGCCTGGGTTTCAAACTCCTCAGCTTCACTATTCTCTTGCTGGGTGACTCTGTTGCCCTCTCTGAGCTccattttctttgtctgtgaaatggcagtaattttttccccctttggaacTAAGATCATGCACGTAAAACACTTAATGAAGAACCTGACACATTTTGAGAGTTTATGAGTATATGTCTTACAGGAGTTTTGTGTCCATTTGTCTCCCAGCTCACAGGGAGACTTCCCAGTTGCTTCTGTTCAATACGCCCTTGCTCAGGTGGCGAGTTTTTTCTATTACACACTCCCCACAAGGTGGCCAAGTCCGCACCCTCTGTCCCAAAGAGGTTTTAAGTGTCCGTATATTgagtagagcagaaattggcatgacattgtaagtcaactatactttaatttttaaaagcaagaaaataataataataagtcctCTAGCCTCTGGGGGGAAAGTGTCTGCATATTGACTGATATGCTGTCCCCAGGTGATGGTCTAAGACGAGGGCACAACAGGGCAGCTCGGAGCTGAGTCCCTTTCTCGTCGCTCCCTGGCCCTCATCCTGGGAGACCCTCGCCCTGCTCCTCTCTTTGAGGACcctgctccttcccttcctgtctcATCAGTTTCTCGCCCCAGTTCCCTCAATCGTCATCTCGTCCAGACCGTGGAATCAGAAAACACATTGTGTAACTTGAACCCTAAATTTCTGACTCCTCTGGGCTTCTCTGAGTCATTGTTTCTcctccaggagtaggattgctggatcatatggtaactttatttttagttttgaggaaccttcgtactgttctccatagcggctgcaccTGTTTACATTCGTACCAgtagtgtgggagggttcccttttctccacatcctctccagaattgGTTATTCGtagacttctttttttggctacatccagggcatgcaggagttctggggccagtgatcaaacccaccccagagtagtgacccaagccatagcagtgacaataccagatccttactctgctgagccaccagggaactcttctttgtggactttttaatgatggccattctgacgggtagAAACctgacagatttttatttatttatttatttatttattttgtctttttgccttttctagggccgcacctgcagcgtatggaggttccgaggctaggggtctaatcggagctgtagctgctggcctatgccacagccacagcaatgccagatcggccacgacctacaccacagctcacggcaatgctggatccttaacccactgagcgaggccaggggttgaacccacaaccccttggttcctagtcggatttgttaaccactgagccacgatggg
The sequence above is a segment of the Sus scrofa isolate TJ Tabasco breed Duroc chromosome 17, Sscrofa11.1, whole genome shotgun sequence genome. Coding sequences within it:
- the BPIFB4 gene encoding BPI fold-containing family B member 4; protein product: MWTAWFVAALSVAAVCGIPQEANTVLRVTKDVLSNAISGTLQQSDALRSALREVPMGVGGIPYNDFHVREPPPKYTNGKQLGGNYKYGHIEANDNTAQLGGKYRYGEIVEPDGSIRDLRNSNYRSAESAHGSHRDHGRFRSAEGAPIVGRLHRRELRPGELPPGVATGALGPGGLLGTGGMLAADGILSGQGGLLGGGGLLGDGGLLGGGGVLGVLGEGGILSTVQGITGLRIVELTLPRVSVRLLPGVGVYLSLYTRVAINGKSLIGFLDIAVEVNITAKVRLTMDRTGYPRLVIERCDTLLGGIKVRLLRGLLPNLVDNLVNRVLANVLPDLLCPIVDVVLGLVNDQLGLVDSLIPLGILGSVQYTFSSLPLVTGEFLELDLNTLVGEAGGDLIDYPLGRPAMSPRQKMPELPPMGDNTNSQLAISANFLGSVLTLLQKQGALDIDITDGMFEELPPLTTSTLGALIPKVFQQYPESRPLTIRIQVPNPPTVTLQKDQALVKVFATSEIMVSQPNDVETTICLIDVDTELLAMFSVVNDKLMIDAKLDKTSLNLRTSNVGNFDVGLMEVLVGKIFDLAFMPAMNAVLGSGVPLPKILNIDFSNADIDILEDLLVLST